A portion of the Chondrinema litorale genome contains these proteins:
- a CDS encoding glycoside hydrolase family 97 protein has translation MKINVLTLLFILSTFISLKAQKTKTFTLVSPDEGLIAQIDVSDKIYYSLQVKEQEIILPSAISMTLEDGTVLGKKAKVKDNFIETYNTFIDPLYWKKDSINDHYNYLLLDFKQDFSLEFRIYDEGFAYRFITKFDDPITIKSEEINFNFRDNYPLVSAQLDKDSFQHSYENNYITSPIQQLSNDKMMMLPFLAEARSGVKMVFTEADLESYPGLYIVKGEEKNSLKSILPKYPTKEKIGGHMDFDLLVEERADYLAKTEGSRSFPWRVFVFSEDDRTLLNNDLVYKLAKPSEGDFSWVKPGKVAWDWWNALNLTGVDFEPGFNTETYKYFVDFAAKNNIEYINLDEGWSDQFDLTKITTEIDMPELIAYAKQKDVKIILWCVARTLDAQLEEAMNQFEKWGISGIKVDFMDRDDQKMVDFYYRIAKAAAEKKILVNFHGAYKPTGLNRTFPNVINQEAVRGLEYNKFSEPDGTTPDHAATIPFIRMLAGPMDYTPGAMNNVNKDNFKVVFDAPMSQGTRAQQIAMYVVYEGPLQMLSDAPTAYEKEPKVLDIIADIPTTWDDTQAIGGKVGEFAIIARKKGDAWYVGGITNWEARKVAVNFFFLTENSYDATILSDMDDSKTDGTKYQITKDEIKPFDRRELQLAPGGGFFIKLTPKAN, from the coding sequence ATGAAGATAAATGTACTTACTCTCTTATTCATACTTAGCACATTCATTTCACTTAAAGCACAAAAAACTAAAACCTTTACACTTGTATCACCAGATGAAGGGCTTATCGCTCAAATAGACGTAAGTGATAAAATCTACTACTCATTACAAGTAAAAGAACAAGAAATTATTCTTCCTTCGGCTATCTCAATGACTTTGGAAGACGGAACTGTGTTAGGAAAAAAAGCTAAAGTAAAAGATAATTTTATAGAAACTTATAATACGTTTATTGATCCCCTCTACTGGAAAAAAGACAGCATAAACGACCATTATAACTATTTACTCCTAGACTTTAAACAAGACTTTTCGCTTGAGTTCAGAATTTACGATGAGGGCTTTGCTTATCGGTTTATTACTAAGTTTGATGACCCAATAACTATAAAGTCTGAAGAAATAAATTTCAACTTTAGAGATAACTATCCGCTAGTTTCAGCTCAATTAGACAAAGATAGCTTTCAACATAGCTACGAAAACAATTACATCACCTCGCCTATTCAGCAACTTTCAAACGATAAAATGATGATGCTCCCATTTTTAGCAGAAGCCCGAAGTGGTGTTAAAATGGTTTTTACAGAAGCAGATTTAGAAAGTTACCCAGGCTTGTATATAGTAAAAGGAGAAGAAAAGAATTCATTAAAATCTATTTTACCAAAATATCCGACCAAAGAAAAAATTGGCGGGCACATGGATTTTGATCTATTGGTAGAAGAAAGAGCAGATTACCTAGCAAAAACCGAAGGAAGCAGAAGTTTTCCGTGGAGAGTATTTGTGTTTTCAGAAGACGACAGAACATTGCTCAATAATGACTTAGTATACAAACTTGCTAAACCTTCAGAAGGAGACTTTTCTTGGGTAAAACCCGGTAAAGTTGCTTGGGACTGGTGGAATGCCTTAAACCTAACAGGAGTCGATTTTGAACCCGGTTTTAACACTGAAACTTATAAATATTTTGTAGACTTTGCTGCAAAAAACAATATTGAATATATCAATCTGGACGAGGGCTGGTCTGATCAGTTTGATTTAACTAAAATCACTACAGAGATAGATATGCCTGAGCTAATTGCTTATGCCAAACAAAAAGACGTAAAAATTATACTTTGGTGTGTGGCAAGAACACTCGATGCCCAACTAGAAGAAGCGATGAACCAATTCGAAAAATGGGGAATTAGCGGTATTAAGGTTGATTTTATGGACAGAGACGACCAAAAAATGGTCGATTTTTATTACAGAATTGCCAAGGCAGCAGCCGAAAAGAAAATATTAGTAAATTTCCATGGTGCATACAAACCAACGGGATTAAACAGAACTTTTCCTAATGTAATTAATCAGGAAGCGGTAAGAGGTTTAGAATACAACAAATTCTCTGAGCCAGATGGTACTACGCCCGACCATGCAGCAACTATTCCATTTATAAGAATGCTGGCTGGACCAATGGACTACACACCAGGAGCAATGAACAATGTAAACAAAGACAACTTTAAAGTAGTTTTTGATGCACCAATGAGTCAAGGTACCAGAGCACAGCAAATTGCCATGTATGTGGTGTACGAAGGACCTTTGCAAATGCTATCTGATGCTCCCACAGCTTACGAAAAAGAGCCAAAAGTTTTAGATATTATTGCTGATATTCCAACTACTTGGGACGATACACAAGCTATAGGTGGCAAAGTTGGCGAGTTTGCAATAATTGCCAGAAAAAAAGGAGATGCATGGTATGTTGGAGGCATTACCAATTGGGAAGCAAGAAAAGTAGCAGTTAACTTCTTCTTCTTAACGGAAAATAGTTATGATGCTACCATACTTTCAGACATGGATGACAGCAAAACAGATGGTACTAAATACCAAATTACCAAAGACGAAATAAAACCATTTGACAGGAGAGAACTCCAACTCGCTCCCGGTGGTGGATTTTTCATAAAGCTCACGCCTAAAGCCAATTAA
- a CDS encoding IS701 family transposase, whose translation MDKSLYISYLLHTHGNYTCTHMAAHSMDVSHDQVTRFLAHSKFTSSDLWDIVKGHLQDSADSFILVDDSVQAKRYSRYIELAKRQYSGNEHGLVNGINLVNMVHSNGIDGDYYPIDYRIYHPETDKKTKNDHFQEMFTRMTMRKDLKAKKILFDSWYASMDNLKLVHRSGWTFFTTLKSNRQVSLSRDTGMQAVGTVELSGRQLLEGVQVKLKKYPYPVKLFKIVSLNGDIEWVITNDLSDRMNVFEAENESQIRWQIEQFHREYKQLTGSEKCQCRKAISQRNHLACCYQAWIGLKLLAKQLKTTLYQIKVLPFSNYLKQILANPIIIFNLNA comes from the coding sequence ATGGATAAATCTCTGTACATATCATATCTTCTCCATACTCACGGGAATTATACCTGTACCCACATGGCAGCCCATTCTATGGATGTCAGTCATGACCAAGTCACACGTTTTCTAGCCCATTCTAAATTTACCTCTTCCGACCTGTGGGATATTGTCAAGGGCCATCTCCAAGATAGCGCAGACTCATTTATCCTTGTCGATGACAGTGTTCAGGCAAAGAGGTATTCCCGGTATATAGAATTGGCCAAAAGGCAGTACTCAGGCAATGAGCATGGCCTAGTCAATGGGATCAATCTGGTAAACATGGTACACAGCAATGGCATTGATGGGGATTACTATCCTATCGATTACCGAATCTACCACCCAGAAACGGATAAGAAGACCAAGAATGACCATTTCCAGGAGATGTTCACCCGAATGACCATGCGTAAAGACCTGAAAGCCAAAAAGATACTTTTTGACAGCTGGTATGCTTCCATGGACAACCTTAAGCTTGTGCACAGAAGCGGCTGGACATTCTTCACTACCCTGAAGAGCAACCGCCAAGTCAGCCTATCCAGAGACACAGGGATGCAGGCTGTGGGCACAGTCGAGCTTTCCGGTAGGCAACTGCTGGAAGGCGTACAGGTCAAACTCAAAAAATACCCTTACCCCGTCAAATTATTCAAGATAGTCTCCCTAAACGGGGACATTGAATGGGTGATCACAAATGATCTATCGGACAGGATGAATGTATTTGAGGCCGAAAACGAATCCCAGATCAGATGGCAGATTGAGCAGTTCCACAGGGAATACAAACAGCTTACAGGCTCTGAGAAGTGCCAATGCCGAAAGGCAATCTCCCAGAGGAACCATCTAGCTTGCTGCTACCAGGCTTGGATAGGGCTGAAACTCCTTGCAAAACAGTTGAAAACAACGCTCTATCAAATCAAAGTACTTCCGTTCAGCAACTATCTTAAACAGATTCTTGCTAATCCTATTATCATTTTTAACTTAAATGCGTAA
- a CDS encoding TonB-dependent receptor, which translates to MNRILLLAFFIFQCSLAFSQDSKEIIILNNFDQEPIEGVVIRAKSKPSLIAVTNRKGQVNIERFNTNETLVITHVGFGTKTIKLSEIIASNGTLALEESLISLEEVLLSANKFEQEKKYIPNQIIGIQPKDIAFKNPQTTADMLQQTGQVFMQKSQLGGGSPMIRGFAANSLLIVVDGVRLNNAIYRSGNLQNLISLDANVLESAEVVFGPGSVMYGSDALGGVMDFHTRTPEFSNTGKLHVEGSALARYSTANNENTGHFDINLAGKRWSLLSSATYSDFDDLRSGGNRPDDYADFGKRLEYVVRVDGEDQVVANDDYNVQKFSGYNQLNLTNKLAFKASDYVDFTYSFHYSKTSDVPRYDRLIQRRSGALRYAEWYYSPQTWQLHALKADITKKTALFERLKNTFAYQKVEEGRNDRSFGSANLRQRVESVDVFSWNLDAEKGLANEKVELFYGLELVHNKVNSTGHIYNIETLEATPTSTRYPSGGSDLTNAAVYTSAKYFHSDKLTFSAGIRANYVSLSAVFDDKSFYPFPYDETSLNTGSINGSLGLTYRPDNKTQLNFNMSSGFRAPNIDDVGKVFDSGDGIVVVPNPDLKPENSYNIEGGISKALFDKVKFDLTLFYSYLTDAMVRRAYSFNDQDSILYDGTLSEVQAETNTGKAYIWGVSTSLSYEISRNFSLRGTYNYTDGKDKTDNIPLRHVPPVYGQVSLMYKNKNLLVELFSDYNGWMRFEDLAPSEVDKDYLYTEDGTPAWVTFNTRASYRFANGLFLQAALENITDLHYRPYSSGISAAGRNFIISARYNF; encoded by the coding sequence ATGAACAGAATTTTACTACTAGCTTTTTTTATCTTCCAATGCTCACTGGCATTCTCTCAAGATTCAAAAGAAATTATTATTCTAAATAATTTCGATCAGGAGCCTATAGAAGGTGTAGTAATAAGAGCCAAATCTAAACCTAGCTTAATCGCAGTTACTAATCGAAAAGGGCAGGTAAATATCGAAAGGTTTAACACTAACGAAACTTTAGTGATCACACATGTAGGCTTCGGAACTAAAACAATTAAGTTATCAGAAATTATAGCCAGCAATGGTACACTCGCACTAGAAGAAAGTCTTATTAGCCTAGAAGAAGTATTACTTTCTGCAAATAAATTTGAACAGGAAAAAAAGTATATACCTAATCAGATAATTGGTATACAACCAAAAGATATTGCTTTTAAAAACCCTCAAACCACTGCAGATATGCTGCAACAAACTGGTCAGGTTTTTATGCAAAAAAGCCAGCTTGGTGGTGGCAGCCCGATGATTAGAGGCTTTGCAGCCAATTCGTTATTAATTGTAGTAGATGGAGTAAGATTGAATAATGCCATTTACAGAAGCGGAAACTTACAAAACTTAATATCTTTAGATGCAAATGTATTAGAAAGTGCCGAAGTAGTTTTTGGCCCCGGCTCTGTTATGTATGGTAGCGATGCACTAGGTGGTGTTATGGATTTTCACACAAGAACACCAGAATTTAGCAACACAGGTAAATTGCATGTAGAAGGAAGCGCTTTAGCCAGATACTCTACCGCTAACAATGAGAATACAGGGCATTTCGATATTAACCTTGCTGGAAAAAGATGGTCTTTATTAAGTAGTGCCACCTATTCAGACTTCGATGATTTAAGAAGTGGTGGAAACAGACCAGACGATTACGCAGACTTTGGAAAAAGATTAGAATATGTGGTAAGAGTAGATGGTGAAGACCAAGTAGTCGCTAATGATGATTACAACGTGCAAAAATTCTCTGGCTACAATCAGTTAAACCTCACTAACAAATTAGCTTTTAAAGCCTCAGACTATGTAGACTTTACATATAGTTTCCATTACTCAAAGACTTCTGATGTTCCTAGATACGATAGACTGATCCAAAGAAGAAGTGGGGCATTAAGATATGCAGAATGGTACTACTCTCCACAAACTTGGCAACTACATGCTTTAAAAGCAGATATTACAAAGAAAACTGCATTATTCGAGCGTCTTAAAAACACCTTTGCTTACCAAAAAGTAGAAGAAGGAAGAAACGACCGTAGTTTTGGTAGTGCTAACCTAAGACAAAGAGTTGAATCTGTAGATGTATTTTCTTGGAACTTAGATGCAGAAAAAGGTTTAGCAAACGAAAAAGTTGAACTATTTTATGGTTTAGAATTGGTCCACAATAAGGTAAATTCTACTGGTCATATATATAATATCGAAACACTAGAAGCTACACCTACTTCTACCAGATATCCAAGCGGTGGAAGCGATCTTACCAATGCTGCTGTATATACAAGTGCTAAATATTTTCACAGCGATAAACTTACTTTTTCAGCAGGTATTAGAGCCAATTATGTTTCACTTTCAGCCGTATTCGACGATAAATCATTCTACCCTTTTCCATATGATGAAACAAGTTTAAACACTGGTTCAATCAATGGTAGTTTAGGTTTAACTTACCGCCCAGATAATAAAACTCAGTTAAACTTTAACATGTCTAGTGGCTTTAGAGCTCCTAACATAGACGATGTTGGTAAAGTTTTCGATTCTGGTGATGGCATTGTTGTAGTTCCCAACCCAGACTTAAAACCCGAAAACAGCTACAATATAGAAGGTGGAATTAGCAAGGCTTTATTTGATAAAGTTAAATTTGATCTTACGCTGTTTTATAGCTACCTAACTGATGCGATGGTTAGAAGAGCATATTCATTTAATGATCAAGATTCTATTTTGTATGATGGAACCCTAAGCGAAGTGCAAGCAGAAACTAACACAGGTAAAGCTTACATCTGGGGAGTGAGTACTTCTTTAAGTTATGAAATTAGCAGAAACTTTAGCTTGAGAGGCACTTATAATTATACTGATGGAAAAGATAAAACTGATAATATCCCTTTAAGACACGTTCCTCCTGTTTACGGTCAAGTTTCTTTAATGTATAAAAACAAAAATCTACTGGTTGAGCTTTTCAGCGATTACAACGGTTGGATGAGATTTGAAGACCTGGCTCCTTCTGAAGTTGACAAAGACTATCTTTATACAGAAGATGGCACTCCTGCTTGGGTAACTTTTAATACAAGAGCTTCTTACCGTTTTGCCAATGGATTGTTTCTTCAAGCTGCTTTGGAGAACATTACAGATTTACATTATAGACCATATAGTTCCGGAATAAGTGCAGCAGGAAGAAATTTTATTATTAGCGCAAGATATAATTTTTAG
- a CDS encoding ligase-associated DNA damage response exonuclease, producing MSLLKFTDYGIYCEKGDFFIDPLKPVKKALITHGHSDHARPNSKYYLAHNDSIPVMKLRLGNHIKVQGINYAEVKQINNVKVSFHPAGHILGSSQIKVTDGKETWVVSGDYKLEDDGICTPFEPVKCTHFITESTFGLPVYNWEDQEVIFNDINRWWQKNKQEGKNSVLFAYALGKAQRLIKGLDKSLGEVFLHGAVWNVVESDKKNYKFDININPINKDTPTAKFKQQLIVAPPSAFGSPWMRKFNPYTTGIASGWMAIRGMKRRRAVDTGFVMSDHADWKGLLKAVKESEAENIFVTHGYTDIFSKYLQEQGYNSHVVATHINWTDANQNDL from the coding sequence ATGAGTTTATTAAAATTTACAGATTATGGAATTTACTGTGAAAAAGGAGATTTTTTTATTGATCCTCTAAAACCTGTAAAAAAAGCACTTATAACTCATGGGCATTCAGATCATGCCAGACCAAACTCTAAATATTACTTGGCTCATAATGATTCCATTCCAGTTATGAAACTTCGGTTAGGAAATCATATAAAAGTTCAAGGAATAAACTATGCCGAAGTAAAACAAATTAATAATGTAAAAGTAAGTTTCCATCCTGCTGGACATATACTAGGTTCTTCTCAAATAAAAGTAACCGATGGCAAAGAAACTTGGGTAGTCTCTGGCGATTATAAATTAGAAGATGATGGCATATGCACTCCATTTGAACCGGTTAAATGCACACACTTTATTACAGAATCTACTTTTGGTTTGCCTGTGTACAATTGGGAAGATCAAGAAGTAATTTTTAATGATATAAATCGCTGGTGGCAAAAAAATAAGCAAGAAGGTAAAAACTCTGTTTTATTTGCTTATGCATTAGGCAAAGCACAAAGGTTAATTAAAGGCTTAGATAAAAGTTTAGGCGAAGTTTTTTTACATGGTGCAGTTTGGAATGTAGTTGAAAGTGACAAAAAAAATTATAAATTTGATATCAACATTAACCCTATAAACAAAGACACCCCAACAGCAAAATTTAAGCAACAATTAATAGTAGCACCTCCTTCTGCTTTTGGTAGTCCTTGGATGCGTAAATTTAATCCTTATACTACTGGAATTGCCTCTGGTTGGATGGCAATTAGAGGCATGAAAAGAAGAAGAGCTGTGGACACTGGTTTTGTTATGTCTGACCATGCAGACTGGAAAGGTTTATTAAAAGCGGTAAAAGAAAGTGAAGCTGAAAATATATTTGTTACTCATGGCTATACAGATATTTTCAGTAAATACTTGCAAGAGCAAGGATACAACTCTCATGTAGTAGCAACACATATTAATTGGACTGATGCAAATCAGAATGATTTGTAA
- a CDS encoding (deoxy)nucleoside triphosphate pyrophosphohydrolase has protein sequence MQKQQIDVVAGVIYKEDNILICRRKPGKHQAGLWEFPGGKIEKDENHQEALIREIKEELQINISPKEIITKVIHEYAHAVIVLWVYKTQFLEGNITLTDHDKTLWVSAEELINFELAPADQPVISFLI, from the coding sequence ATGCAAAAACAGCAAATTGATGTAGTCGCCGGAGTAATTTATAAAGAAGATAATATCTTAATTTGCAGAAGAAAACCCGGTAAACATCAGGCTGGCTTATGGGAATTTCCTGGTGGCAAGATCGAAAAAGACGAAAATCATCAGGAAGCGCTCATACGAGAAATTAAAGAGGAACTCCAAATCAACATTTCTCCCAAAGAAATCATCACAAAAGTTATTCACGAATATGCTCACGCTGTAATTGTGCTATGGGTTTACAAAACTCAATTTTTAGAAGGCAACATCACTCTCACCGATCACGACAAAACACTTTGGGTTAGTGCAGAAGAATTAATTAATTTCGAGCTTGCTCC
- a CDS encoding glutamine synthetase beta-grasp domain-containing protein, translated as MAKAKLEYIWLDGYKPTQGLRSKTKIENNFSGKLEDLPMWSFDGSSTEQAEGGASDCLLKPVALFPDPARKDGWLVMTEVLNADGTPHESNGRATIDDEDNDFWFGFEQEYFLWNPETDLPLGFPANGYPAPQGPYYCGVGGTSAYGREIIEEHLDICLEAGLNVEGINAEVATGQWEFQIFAKGAEAAGDQIWVARYLLERTAEKYGLSINWHCKPLGDTDWNGSGMHANFSNSPLRESGSKEVYDTICQAFAPADIIKAHIDVYGADNHLRLTGKHETQSIDKFSYGISDRGASIRIPIATVEKGWKGWLEDRRPNSAADPYKVAGRIIKTVKSAAV; from the coding sequence ATGGCGAAAGCAAAATTAGAGTACATTTGGCTTGATGGTTATAAACCAACACAAGGCCTAAGAAGCAAAACTAAAATTGAAAATAACTTCAGTGGTAAATTAGAAGACCTTCCTATGTGGTCATTTGACGGTAGTTCAACTGAACAAGCTGAAGGTGGTGCATCTGACTGTTTATTAAAACCTGTTGCTTTATTTCCAGATCCGGCTAGAAAAGACGGTTGGTTAGTAATGACAGAAGTATTAAATGCTGATGGCACTCCACATGAATCTAACGGTAGAGCTACTATAGATGATGAGGACAACGATTTCTGGTTTGGTTTTGAACAAGAATATTTCCTATGGAATCCAGAAACTGACTTACCATTAGGTTTCCCAGCAAACGGTTACCCTGCACCACAAGGACCTTACTATTGCGGTGTTGGTGGAACTTCTGCATACGGAAGAGAAATTATTGAAGAACACCTAGATATCTGCCTTGAAGCAGGTCTTAACGTTGAAGGTATCAACGCTGAGGTTGCTACAGGACAGTGGGAATTCCAAATTTTCGCTAAAGGAGCTGAGGCTGCTGGTGATCAAATTTGGGTTGCGAGATACCTTTTAGAAAGAACTGCTGAGAAATATGGTTTATCAATCAACTGGCACTGTAAGCCTCTTGGTGATACTGACTGGAATGGTTCTGGTATGCACGCTAACTTCTCTAACTCTCCATTAAGAGAGTCTGGTTCTAAAGAAGTATACGATACAATCTGCCAAGCATTTGCTCCTGCAGATATCATAAAAGCTCATATTGATGTATATGGTGCTGATAACCACTTAAGATTAACTGGTAAGCACGAAACTCAATCTATCGACAAATTCTCTTACGGAATTTCAGATAGAGGTGCTTCAATCAGAATTCCTATCGCTACTGTAGAGAAAGGATGGAAAGGATGGTTAGAAGACCGTCGTCCTAACTCTGCTGCTGATCCATACAAAGTAGCTGGAAGAATCATCAAAACTGTAAAAAGCGCAGCTGTATAA
- a CDS encoding glutamine synthetase III — protein sequence MAILRFKALELAQNRPRIHVSPPSSKVSDYFGDNAFGIKQMKYTLSPDVFERLIYAIQKGKRIDFETANAIASVVKIWALDKGATHYTHWFQPLTGSTAEKHDAFFDSDADIENFKGTALVQQEPDASSFPSGGIRSTFEARGYTAWDPSSPMFILSHTLCIPTVFVSYTGEALDYKAPLLKANEIINKAATRVCRFFDRNVNAVQAYLGCEQEYFVLDRALFNARPDLVMGGRTVFGHNPARGQQLDDHYFGSIPTRIYDFMQDFEIECLKLGIPVRTRHNEVAPSQFEVAPSYEEMNVATDHNQLMMDVMERVSLKHNLKVLFHEKPFAGLNGSGNHNNWSLITSDGINLFRPSSSARENLQFLTFFVCTVKAVHDHNELLRASVASAGNDYRLGGQEAPPAIISVFIGERLTAVLDELEHNGNIKVKKGDNMYVKLGIDKIPSIIQDNTDRNRTSPFAFTGNKFEFRAVGSESNVAAPMTVLNLAVADQLNNFATAVDKEINTGMERRLAIIKILRDYIKSSKAVRFEGDGYSEDWIKEAESRKLPHIKDTPRALKAYISKSTKTLYTKYKICTERELEARHEILLENYIKKIQIESRIMGDLALNHIIPTSVTYQNMLIQNANGLKGLEIDNSAVIKTIQEISEHIDIVKNSVYEMIEERKRINKITDIEAKAIAYCDDVKSKYFKKIRYSVDKLELYVDSEVWPLPKYRELLFIR from the coding sequence ATGGCAATACTCCGCTTTAAAGCCCTAGAGCTTGCGCAAAACAGGCCACGCATACATGTTAGTCCTCCGTCTTCCAAAGTGTCAGATTATTTTGGAGACAATGCCTTTGGTATAAAACAAATGAAATATACCCTCTCTCCAGATGTATTTGAGAGACTGATTTATGCCATCCAAAAAGGAAAAAGAATTGATTTTGAAACAGCAAATGCCATTGCATCTGTAGTAAAAATATGGGCGCTAGATAAAGGAGCTACTCATTATACCCACTGGTTCCAACCATTAACCGGTTCAACAGCCGAAAAACACGACGCATTTTTTGATTCAGATGCAGACATCGAAAACTTTAAAGGAACAGCCCTTGTACAACAAGAGCCAGATGCTTCTTCCTTCCCGAGTGGAGGTATAAGAAGTACTTTTGAAGCCAGAGGATACACCGCTTGGGACCCAAGTTCTCCCATGTTTATTCTAAGCCATACATTGTGTATTCCAACAGTATTTGTTTCTTATACTGGCGAGGCTTTAGATTATAAAGCACCACTACTAAAAGCCAATGAAATTATAAATAAAGCAGCTACAAGGGTTTGTCGATTTTTTGATAGAAATGTAAACGCTGTACAGGCATACCTTGGCTGCGAACAAGAATATTTTGTATTAGATCGAGCACTTTTTAACGCCCGACCAGACTTAGTAATGGGCGGAAGAACTGTTTTCGGGCATAATCCGGCAAGAGGCCAACAGTTAGACGATCATTATTTTGGTTCAATCCCAACAAGAATTTACGATTTTATGCAGGATTTCGAGATCGAGTGTTTAAAACTCGGAATACCTGTAAGAACAAGACATAACGAAGTGGCTCCCAGCCAGTTTGAAGTAGCTCCTTCATACGAAGAAATGAACGTAGCCACAGACCATAATCAATTGATGATGGATGTAATGGAAAGGGTTTCGCTCAAACACAATCTAAAAGTACTATTCCACGAAAAACCATTTGCTGGTCTTAATGGTAGTGGTAACCATAATAACTGGTCGCTCATTACAAGTGATGGCATTAATCTTTTCCGTCCGAGTAGTAGTGCCAGAGAAAATTTACAGTTTCTTACATTTTTTGTCTGTACCGTTAAAGCTGTACACGACCATAATGAACTACTCAGAGCCAGTGTTGCTTCTGCCGGCAACGATTACCGACTTGGTGGTCAAGAAGCCCCTCCTGCTATTATTTCTGTATTTATTGGAGAGAGATTAACTGCAGTACTTGATGAGTTGGAACATAATGGCAACATTAAAGTAAAAAAAGGTGATAATATGTACGTGAAGTTGGGTATCGATAAAATCCCTTCTATCATACAAGATAACACAGATAGAAACCGTACTTCACCATTTGCTTTCACAGGTAATAAATTTGAGTTTAGAGCTGTTGGTTCAGAATCTAATGTAGCCGCTCCAATGACGGTATTAAACCTTGCTGTAGCAGATCAACTTAACAATTTTGCAACAGCAGTTGATAAAGAGATCAACACTGGTATGGAAAGAAGACTGGCTATAATTAAAATACTAAGAGATTACATTAAGTCTTCTAAAGCAGTAAGATTCGAAGGTGACGGTTATTCTGAAGATTGGATTAAAGAAGCAGAATCGAGAAAGCTTCCTCATATAAAAGATACACCAAGAGCACTTAAAGCATACATTAGCAAATCAACTAAAACACTCTATACAAAATATAAAATTTGTACAGAGCGAGAGTTGGAAGCTCGACATGAAATACTGTTGGAAAACTATATCAAAAAAATACAAATAGAATCTCGTATTATGGGTGATTTAGCACTCAACCATATTATTCCAACCTCTGTTACTTATCAGAATATGCTTATCCAAAATGCGAATGGCTTAAAAGGTTTAGAGATAGATAATTCTGCAGTAATAAAAACCATTCAAGAAATTTCTGAGCATATCGATATCGTAAAAAACAGTGTGTACGAAATGATTGAAGAGCGAAAGCGCATCAACAAGATTACAGATATAGAAGCGAAAGCTATAGCCTATTGCGATGATGTAAAAAGCAAGTATTTCAAGAAAATCAGATACTCTGTAGATAAACTTGAATTATATGTCGATAGCGAAGTATGGCCTTTGCCTAAATACAGAGAGTTGTTGTTTATAAGATAG